TTTAAGAAGTGACGGAACCGGTCGTGAGTTTTTACAAGCTACTTACGGAGGATCATCACATGCCTTAACTCATGAAATATTAGACGAGGGTGGACATTACGCTTTTCAAGAAGGTAGAACCGTATTTAAAAACGCTGTTTTTAATATGGCCGATGCTGCCGAAAAAATATTAAAGCGTAACAACTTAAATAAAGACACTGTAGATTGGTTAGCCGCGCATCAAGCAAACAAACGTATTATTGATGCTACAGCAAACCGTATGGATCTAGCACCTGAAAAGGTTATGTCAAACATAGAAAAATACGGTAACACAACATCTGCAACCCTTCCATTGTTAATAAATGATTACGAATCACAACTTAAAAAAGGAGATAATGTTATCTTTGCCGCTTTTGGAGGCGGATTTAACTGGGGTTCTATTTATTTAAAATGGGCATATAACACAAAGTAATAACCAACCTTTAAATACCGAAATTATGGATATAAAAGAGATTCAAAACTTAATCAAATTTGTTGCAAAATCTGGAGCAAGCGAGGTTAAACTAGAAATGGATGATATTAAAATCACCATTAGAACAGGTTCAGAGTCCGATACAACTATCGTGCACCAAGTTCCTGCAACTCATCAAATGCCACAAATAGCACAACCATTAGCAGCACCTGCACAAGCAGAAGCAGCCGCTCCTGTTGCAGCGCCGGCAGACGAAGATTCAAAATATATAACTATTAAGTCACCAATTATTGGTACATTCTATAGAAAACCATCACCAGATAAACCTTTATTTGTTGAAGTAGGTCAAACTATTGCAGAAGGTGACGTACTTTGTATTATTGAAGCTATGAAACTTTTCAATGAAATTGAATCTGAAGTTTCTGGTAAAATAGTAAAAATATTAGTGGACGATTCTTCACCAGTAGAATTCGATCAACCTTTATTCTTAGTAGATCCATCTTAATTTGAAGTTTAAAGTTTAAAGTCTAAAGTCTAGCACCACGTGTTAAACTTATATTCTCATAAACCATAAACTCTTAAACTCATAAAAAGATATGTTTAAAAAAATATTGATTGCCAATAGAGGCGAAATAGCACTACGTGTTATTAGAACCTGTAAAGAAATGGGCATAAAAACGGTTGCAGTATATTCTACTGCAGATGCCGAAAGTTTACACGTAAAATTTGCAGACGAAGCCGTATGTATTGGCCCAGCAGCAAGTAGCGAGTCTTACTTAAAAATGTCAAATATTATATCTGCGGCAGAAATAACAAACGCAGACGCTATCCACCCAGGATACGGTTTTTTATCAGAAAACGCTAAGTTTTCTAAAATATGTGAAGAACACGGTATCAAATTCATTGGTGCATCTCCAGAGATGATCGATAGAATGGGAGATAAAGCAAACGCTAAAGAAACCATGAAAGCTGCCGGTGTACCTTGTGTACCAGGAAGTGAAGGTATTATTGAATCCTTTGAAGATTGCATACGTGTAGCCGAAGAAACTGGTTACCCTGTAATGTTAAAAGCCTCTGCCGGTGGTGGTGGTAAAGGTATGCGTGGCGTTTTTAAACCAGAAGATCTTAAAGATGCCTGGGATTCTGCTAGACAAGAATCTAAAGCAGCCTTTGGAAATGATGATATGTACATGGAGAAACTTATTGAAGAGCCTCGCCATATCGAAATTCAAATTGTAGGCGATTCTAATGGTAAAGCCTGTCACTTATCAGAAAGAGACTGCTCTATTCAACGTCGTCACCAAAAATTAACCGAAGAAGTTCCATCGCCATTCATGACGACAGCTTTACGTAAAAAAATGGGAGAAGCTGCCGTAAAAGCAGCCGAATATATTAAATACGAAGGCGCCGGAACTATAGAATTTTTAGTAGATAAGCACCGTAACTTCTACTTCATGGAAATGAACACTCGTATCCAAGTAGAACACCCAATTACAGAGCAAGTAATCGATTTCGATTTAATTCGTGAGCAAATTTTAGTAGCTGCAGGCGTGCCAATTTCAGGTAAAAACTACACACCAAAATTACACTCTATAGAATGCCGTATTAATGCTGAAGACCCGTTTAACAACTTTAGACCTTCGCCAGGATTAATAACCACACTACACGCCCCTGGAGGCCATGGTGTGCGCTTAGACACACACGTTTACGCAGGTTACTCTATTCCACCAAACTACGATTCTATGATTGCAAAGTTAATTACAACAGCTCAAACTAGAGAAGAAGCCATTAATAAAATGAAACGTGCGTTAGATGAATTCGTTATCGAAGGCATCAAAACAACCATCCCGTTCCATAGACAATTAATGGATCATCCAGATTATTTGGCTGGTAACTATACCACTGCCTTCATGGAAGATTTTGTTATGCAAAAACAAATTGAAGAATAAATAATTAAAACTCCGGAAATCATTTTCGGAGTTTTTTTGGTTAAAACCTAAAGTATTATTTGGGCGTTACCGCAAGGGTCGGGCTTTCCGCTATATCTTTATTTGTGCAAATCCGTATCAGAAACTAGCAACATTTTTCACATCTCCTAAAAGTCTCAATACCAAATTTTAGGTCTTTTTAGCACAAAAAAGGATGCCGCATCAATCCCTAACGCAAATTTAGGCTACATCAAAAAACAGTAAATTAATAAGATACAACTGTCGTGTAGCGTAAAAAAATCAACTCATTTACCAGAATAACTACGGCATTTACAAAACCTCATAAGCATCTACAATATTCCAATAAAAAATATACTATTTTAGTTGCCCGGAATACGCAGAAACCAATGAAACAAATATTAGAAATTAAGCAAAACTTATTTAATCTCTGTTTAGAGTCGATAGATTCCAGATTCCAAACTATACAAAACACCATTAACGAAATCCAGGAATCTTTAACTTCCGAAACCAAAAGTAGCGCAGGCGACAAGCACGAAACAGGTCGTGCGATGTTGCAATTAGAACGTGAAAAAGCAGGAAACCAGTTAGCCGAAATTAACAAAACTAAAGTCGCACTTTCGAAAATTGATATCCCAAAAACATCGCAAACCGTAGGTTTAGGCAGTGTAATTTACACTAATCAAGCTAATTATTATATTGCAATTAGCGCAGGCGAGTTAACGTACAATAATCAAAAATTCTATGCCATATCTCCAAACACACCAATTGGTTTGTTATTAATAGGCAAAACAGTTAACGATGCTATTACATTTAGAGCGCAAAATTTTAAAATAGAATCGGTATTATAATACTTGGCTCGCAAAATCAGACAGTAAATTATAATCTTTTACATGGAAGGTTTGTATACCTAAATTTTCCGCAGCCTGGATATTATCAATCGAGTCATCAATAAAAATAGATTCTTCCGGTTTTAAATTACTATCCTTCAAAAGAAAATTAAAAATACCAGCATCTGGTTTTCTAGTCTTTACTTCGTGAGAATAATATGCTTTTGTAAACAAATCATTGAATTTATAACCATTTACAGCTTCAAATTCATCTAAAAAATGCTTCTGATGAATAGCATTTGTATTACTCAAAAGATAAAGATTATACTTTCCTTTTAAACTTTCTATAAATGCAATTCGCGCTTTTGGCATATCTAAAATCATAGCATTCCACGCGACTTTAATAGCTTCATAACTTGGTGTTTTACTCGATAATTTAAATAAAGCCTCTAGAAACTCTTCTTCAGAAATCTTACCTATTTCAAAATCATAAAAAAACGAATACTCGTAATGGTGTCCTGTTTTATTCACAATATTATCAATTCCAATAGTCTGCAATTCGCTAATGGTTTTCGGAACATTTAAATTCAAAATAACACCGCCTAAATCGAAAATAATATTTTTTATAGTTTTCATTTATAAGTTTCTTATCTGCAAATAATAGCGCTAAGCTCAATACGTAACCAAAAATAAAGAAATAGAATGAAACAAATAACAGGCACACCCATTACTTTATTATTAAAATTTTTACAAAAAACAGGAAAATCACCCTTTTAATATAGGGCAATGCCCTAACCGAATAAACGTGCCCTTTGTTTACTTTTACAGTATCATTAATCCATTACACGAATAGTAATACAGAATAAAATAAAAATATTAAGAAGAAGAAGAAAGATGAACACAAATCTACCTTACTAAACCTATTATTAATTTTAACCTATTATCAACAAAAAAAGAGTGACGATTGCCCCCATAATCTTCATTCTTTTTTTGTTTTAATCTAGTTAATCACAAGGCAAACCTCAGTATCTACATTCAAAGGTTTTTTATGCTCAAAGAACACCAGCTCTCCATTTAAATCAGCTTCTATTAAATAATAATGGCCTTTAAAATAAGTTCGTTTCACTCTAACTTTCAAACTAGTATCTTCAACCACTTCAAGCTGATGGGCATAAATAATTTTATTATCTATAACATTAAACTCACCAAAAAATGATGCTATTAACGGTGTTTTTGGGTTTTTAAAAAGATCTTCGGGAGCGCCTTCCTCTTCTACTTCATGGTTATTTAAAATTAACATTCTATCAGCAAAACCTAATACATCTTCTTTGTCGTGGGTGGCAACAACACAAGAAATATTTTTCAGTTTTAAATATTTAAAAACATTACGGCGTAAAGACTGTTTTTTGAAGTTATCAATATGGCTAAACGGTTCGTCTAGCAACATAATTTCAGGTTCTTTAGCTAAAGCTCTAGCCAAAGCAACACGTTGTTTTTGTCCGCCACTTAAGGTTTTTACTTTCACTTTCGCAAAAGCAGTAAGTTCTACAACTTCAAGCAATTCTTTAATGCGTTCTTGTTTTTCTTCAGGATAGAAGTTAGATAAAAAAGAACCTATATTCTCTGCAACCGAGGTAAAAGGCATTAAATCGAACTCTTGCGCTACATACTTCATAAAATCGTAACCCACAACCAAGTTATATTTAGGACCAAGAATTTCCGTATCTCGCCAAAAAAGTCGCCCCGAATTTAAATCGAATTCGCCATAAAGCAATTTTAAAAGCGTGCTTTTACCAGAACCACTTTCGCCAATAATAGAAAGCTGTTCTCCTGCTTTTACAGAAAAAGAAATATTTTTTAAAATCTCTGTTTTTTGATAAGAAAAAGAAATATTATTGACTTGCAGCATTTTAGTTTTTTAATGAAATGAGACCAAAAAGGCCTTAATTATAATACTCGTTTTTTATGATTAAATCGATTAACAATAACAGCGTTTATGTTTTAAAGAATCTCGAACAATTTACCAGGTAGTGGTCGTACTACACCTTTCAATTCCATGTTTAACAAAATGCCCGCTACTTTAAAAATAGGCAAATTACAATTAATAGCTATAATATCTAACTGCTGTTTTTCATTTTCCTTTAAATAATTATAAATCACTTTTTCGGTAGCATCTAACTCTACAAACAATTGTTTTTGTATCGCAGGTTTTTGAGCATCTTGCAGTTGCCAATTTAAAATATAGGGCACATCTAAAGGCGTAGTAAGCATGTGCGCACGTTGCTGTTTAATTAAATTATTACAGCCCACGCTTTGGCTATCGGTGGTACGGCCTGGCACTGCAAACACATCTCGATTATAAGAGTTCGCGATATCTGCAGTTACTAAACTCCCTCCCTTTTCTGCAGATTCTATAACAATGGTAGCTTCACTTAAACCAGCGATAACCCGGTTTCGTTTTAAAAAATTATTTCTATCAAAATTATCAGTACTCCAAAAATCGGTAAAAAACCCACCGTTTTTCTCCATGTCTACCATATACTTTTTATGAACCTTAGGATAAATTTGATCTAGACCATGCGCCAAACACGCCACGGTTTGCAAACCATGTTTAATGGCCGCCTTATGTGCAGTAATATCCGTTCCGTATGCAAAACCCGAAATAATAACCGGATTATAAGGTTTAAGTGTTTCAACCAGTTTTTCGCAAAAAGCAATACCATTGGTCGTAATTTTTCGAGCACCAACAATACTAATTAAGCGTTGCTTTTTTAAGTCAATATTACCAGATTGAAATAATAAAATAGGCCCATCGATACAATGCTTTAACTTTTCGGGATAATCGCTATTCTCAAAATACGAAACTTTAATATTATTCGCTTCAATAAAACGCATTTCCTTTTCAGCCTCTTTTAAATGATGTGGTTTAGACAAACCTTCTAAAATAACTCGACCAACACCGTCAATTTTAAGCAAGTTTTCTCTCTTTTCTTTTAGAGCAGCTTCCGCAGAACCACATTGAGAAATGAGTCTTTTGGCTGTAATATCTCCAATATTTGGCACATGTTGTAAGGCTAAAGCGTAAAGCAAGTCATTTTCTGTCATCGTAAAAGGCTTAATTTCAATCTACAATAAAAGAATTTTTAATCTGTTAATAAAAACATCACGATAAATTTTATCGAAAACTATAATTTTCTAACTTTGTCTTTATGCAATTAGATACCTACATAAGCGACTTACTATATAGATATGAATGTGTTACCATCCCTGAGTTGGGTTCATTTTTAACACAAACTGTATCTGCAACGATAAACGAAACTACAAACGCGTTTTTTCCGCCGAAAAAAGTTTTATCTTTTAATGAGCAAATTCAGAAAAACGACGGTTTATTAGCGCATTATATTGCCGATGTAGATAAAATACCTTTCGAGGTTGCAAATAAAAAGATTGCAAAACTTGTTGCAGTTTTAAAAGATAATTTAAGCGAAGGTGAAACCGTAAACTTCAAAAATATTGGAGACCTTGTTTTTAATACTGAAGGTAAAATTACATTCGAGCCATCGTACCAATTAAATTATTTAACAGATGCTTTTGGATTATCTCAATTTGAATCGCCAGCCGTAACACGCGAGCTTTACAAAGAAGAAGCCGAACGTATCGAAAAAGTAATACCAATTACTGTTACTTCAGAAAAACGCAAAAGCAGACCATATTTAAAATATGCTGCCATAGCTGTAGTTGCTTTAACCCTTGGAGGTTTAGTGGCTTCTAATTTTTATGTGAATCAAATTGAAACACATAACCAATTAGCACAACAAGAAGCAGAAAAGCAGTTAGATACTAAAATACAACAAGCTACTTTTAATTTAAATCCATTGCCAGCAATAACGTTAAACGTTTCTAAACAAACGGGTAACTTCCATATTGTAGCAGGTGCTTTTAGAGTAGAAGAAAATTGTGATACTACAGTAACACAACTTAAAGCAGATGGTTTTAGCGCACGTAAAATTGGCACAAATAAATACGGTTTACACCAAGTTGTTTATGCTAGTTTTGAAACTCGTGCAGAAGCTAGAAAAGCTTTGCAAAACATTAAAACTTCGCATAATAAAGACGCTTGGTTACTTGTGAAAAAACTAGACTAGTAGTTTTTACAAAACCGCAGTTCTTTTACTCGCATAATTGTTAACTTTGCCACATCATAAACCTAATTATTTTTGATGCAAGTAAAAACACCTGAACAATCTAGAACTATAATGACAGATTTGGTTTTACCTAGTGAAACCAACCCGTTAAACAACTTATTTGGTGGCGAATTATTGGCCCGAATGGATCGTGCAGCCAGTATTGCAGCACGCAGACACTCGCGCCGTATTGTGGTTACCGCATCGGTAAACCACGTTGCTTTTAACCGTGCCGTACCACTTGGTAGCGTAGTAACGGTAGAAGCTAAAGTATCTCGCGCCTTTAAAACCTCAATGGAAGTTTTTCTAGATGTTTGGATCGAAGATCGCGAATCTGGCGACCGTGCCAAAGCTAACGAAGCCATTTACACTTTTGTTGCTGTAGACGAAACTGGACGTCCAATCCCCGTGCCAGAAGTACAACCAGAAACCGAACTCGAAAAAGAACGCTATGCTGCTGCTCTGCGCCGTAAGCAATTGAGTTTATTACTAGCCGGAAAAATAAAACCAAGCCAAGCCTCGGAACTTAAAGCCCTTTTTGACTAAAATCAAAAAATATCTGTATGCACGCCTTATTAGAATAAGATGTGCATACAGAACACTTAAAGCTTAAAGAATTCGTTTACAGAGATTGATTGTAACACAATGCTTTCTGCCTAAAAAAGTTATATTTACAGCATGCAAATTCCAAAAGGAAAAAAAATATATTTCGCTTCAGACAACCATTTAGGAGCTCCAACAAAGGAAGCCTCTTATCCACGTGAAAAAAGATTCGTGGCTTGGCTAGACGAAATTAAGCATGATGCGGCTGTAATATTTTTAATGGGAGATTTATTTGATTTTTGGTTTGAATATAAAACAGTAGTCCCAAAAGGTTTTACAAGAACCTTAGGGAAACTTGCCGAAATATCCGACTCTGGAATACCGATCCATTATTTTGTGGGCAACCACGACCTTTGGATGGATGGCTATTTTCAAGAAGAACTTAACATACCGGTTTACCATAAACCCAAGGAGTTTGTTTTTAATAATAAAACATTTTTTATTGGTCATGGCGACGGTTTAGGTCCATATGATAAGGGTTATAAGCGCATGAAAAAAGTGTTTACTAATCCGGTTTTTAAATGGCTATTCCGTTGGTTACACCCAGATATTGGCGTAGGAATTGCCCAATACTTATCGGTTAAAAACAAACTTATTTCTGGCGATGACGATGCTACATTTTTAGGAGAAGAAAACGAATGGCTTGTACAATATGCCAAACGAAAACTAGAAGACAAACATCGTGATTACTTTATTTTTGGTCATCGACACTTACCAATGAATATTGATTTAGGTAACAACTCTAGTTATCTAAATATTGGAGATTGGATTCAATATTTTACCTATGGTGTTTTTGATGGTGAACAGCTTGAGCTAAAAACATACGAGCTTAATACAGATAAATAAACAACTCTTGTTTTTTATCTCTTTAAAGTAAAATGCCCTCTAAATTGTTGCGCATTAATTTCAACAACATACCAATAATCGTCTGTTTCAAGAAGCTTTCCTGCAAACAATCCATCCCATGAAAATGCAGCATTTTTAGAAAATTTTAAAAGCTTTCCATATCTATCGAAAATAGAAACTTGCGAGGTTTGGTAAAACTCAATGCCTTTTAAATCAAAGTTATCGTTAACGCCATCACCATTTGGCGTGAAAAACTTCGGGATAAAAAAGTGAATAAAGTCTATAGAAACTAACGTATCACAGTTTTGGTGTTTCACATAAATAGTATAACTACCACCTTCAACATTAGTAAAAATAGGATTTAGTTGAAATATATTTCCGTTAATAGAATACAGAAAATCACCCGTATTTTCCGTGGTTATCACAATACTTTTTCCAACAGACTCTACAGATTCAATACGAGGTAAATCTATCCGCGAAAGCGTTATTGTTTTTGTTACTGTACAGGTTTCATTAGTAATATCTACAGTATAAATTCCAGACTGATTTACCGTTATAAATTCACTTGTAGCGCCTGTATTCCATAAAAACGTAGCTGTAGAAATATTAGTATGGGCATATAAATCTATAGTTTCGGTTTCGCAAAACATCAAGGTTTCTTCTTCATAATCAGGAATTTCAGAAAAGGTAATTTGCACTGCTGTTCGTGTATTAGAGGTACAATTTCCTATTTCGGTTTCCGCCTCAGCGTAATATGTTCCGCTGGTTGTAGCATTAAAAGCTCTACTATCTGCCTGTAATAAAGTTCCGCCAGTAGCCGCAGAATACCAATTTACAATTACACCAGAAGGCACGGTAACACTTAGCGGTGTTGTATCATTTTCGCAAATCATAACGTCTCCATTACTAGTTGGCGCATTAGGTTGCGGAATAATTTGAACTTCAAAAACATCGGAGGTAGAATTACATGAATCGTTAGCTAAATTAACAGCATCTTCGGCTACTTTAACCCTGTAAAATGTAGTATTAAAAAGCGAAGGTGTGGTATAATTATCAGTGTTTTCACCAACAATATCCACCCAAGTTGTACCATCGCTACTTTCTTGCCATTGATAAAAATGCGAAGAAAAAATAGAAAAATCGGGTGTTACCTTTAACTCGGTCGAGAATGGCGTATTATTTTCACAAACGGCAACATGTGTTTCATTTAAAGCATCTTCTATAATAACAGTGTCTCCACAGGTTTTAAAAACAATATCATCTATAGCTAAATCGTTTCCGCAACCACCAACACCATTATTCAACATTTTTAAAATAACAGCAGTTTGCCCAGGTTTAGATTGAAATACTAAAGCATATTGTCGCCAATCGGGACTAGATGTTCCAAAAATATCGCCGGTATCTCCACTTGCCAATAATTGTGTATCGGTGCTATCCCAAATTTCGAACTTTACATTTATAGGTATCCCTGCGCCACAACTATGGTTGGCGGGTAGTAAATTTATCATCCAAGACGAAAACTCATACGTTGTGTTTTCACATAAACCACTAATAGCAGTTCTGTAAAATTCACCAGAAGTAAAATCGGCATTAATTACTAGATTTCGGCCATTAGTATCGCCAGGTGTATGGTCGCTAATATTGTGCCAACCAAACCAATTTGTACTGCTAGATAAAGTATAAGATCCATCGTTTGGTTGCCCGCTAGCAAAAGTATAGCTTGTTGTTCCGGCTGGTAAAGATGCATTAGCTGTGCCGACTCCAAAGGTTTCGGTAAAAATAGGGTCGCCAGAATTACCGCTACAAAATCCCAATTGCGCTTGGGCTTTTACAGCGAATAAAAAAATAAATAATATTAGAATTTCTTTTTTAATGACTTTACTGTTTTTCTTTATGCTTCGTATTTTAAATAATACGAATAGCTATATTAGTAAAAAAAAGCGCTACAATTAACTAAATCTTCCTATAATGAACCATTTACCCTATTATTCGGTTATTTTTACATCAACTTTAAACGAAGATACCGCAGGCTACAACGCTATGGCCGAAAAAATGGAGGCCTTAGCTAAAGAACAAGATGGTTTTTTAGGTATAGAAAGTGCTAGAAACCAAATTGGTATTACCGTAAGTTACTGGAAAAGTTTAGAAGCCATAAAAAATTGGAAAGCCCAAACCGATCATTTAGAGGCTCAACAAAAAGGAAAAACCAATTGGTATAGTTGGTACAATGTAAAAATTTGTAAAGTAGAACGAGAATACAGCTTTCGCTAATTTAGACTAAAAATCATCATAAAACCATGCAAATTTACATCTAAACAAACACGCTTAGAGTATATAATTTAAGTGATGATCATGTTAAACTACATAAAACAACATAAAGTAAAATCGGCAATAGTGGCGCTAATTCTAGTAGCCTACTATTTTTGTTTACCCAACCCACTATTTAAAGACCCTACAGCTACAGTAATTACGAGTTCTAACAACCAATTGCTTGGTGCGCAAATTGCAAAAGACGGACAATGGCGATTTCCACATAACGATTCTATTCCTAATAAATTTAAAACCTGCATTGTTCAGTTTGAAGACGAATATTTCTATAAACACCCTGGTTTTAATCCTATATCAATTTTTAAAGCTTTAAAAGAAAATTTAAAATCTGGTGGTATAAAACGTGGCGGAAGTACTATTACGCAGCAAGTAATTCGATTAGCGCGGAAAGGGAAAAGCAGAACCTATTTCGAAAAAATTATTGAAATTATATTGGCGACACGCCTAGAGTTATCTAAATCTAAAAACACCATTTTAACGCATTACGCAAGTAATGCCCCTTTCGGGGGAAATGTGGTTGGTCTAGATGCTGCATCATGGCGGTATTTTAACCGAAACGCCAACAACCTCTCTTGGGCAGAAAGTGCAACATTAGCAGTTTTACCCAATGCGCCAAGTTTAATTTACCCTGGAAAAAACCAAGAACGTTTATTAAAAAAGCGAAATAGATTATTAAAAAAACTTCTAGAAAACTCAAAAATAGACACACTTACTTACGAGCTTTCTGTTGCCGAAGGTTTACCACAAAAACCCTACCCGTTGCCACAAACCGCACCACACTTATTACAAAAAGTAGCACAAAGACAAAGTGGAGCCCGCGTACAAACCACTATTGATATTAAATTACAAAACCGTATAAACTACATTGTAAAGAACCACTATAATAAATTAAGTCAAAACGAAATTTACAATGCAGCCGTTTTAGTTTTAGATGTAAAAACAAGGCAAGTTCTAGCCTATATTGGCAATACACCTACCGATAGAGCACACCAAAAAGATGTCGATATTATTGATAAACCAAGAAGTACTGGCAGTATTTTAAAACCCTTTCTATACGCCGCCATGTTGGATTCTGGCGATTTACTACCCAATACCTTAGTGGCCGATGTGCCTACACAATATGGTAGTTATAATCCCGAAAACTACAATAAAACTTATGATGGTGCCGTGCCAGCAAGTCGTGCTTTATCAAGATCATTAAATGTGCCAGCTGTAAGAATGTTGCAAGATTTTGGTTTAGATAGATTTTATCAATATTTAAAATTTCTAAAATTAAAAGATTTAAAATACGATGCTAACCACTACGGTTTATCGCTTATACTTGGCGGGGCAGAAAGTAACCTTTGGGATTTATGTAAAAGTTACGCCGCACTATCTTCTACGTTAAATCATTTTTCTGAAAACTCGAGCACTTATTTTTCAAACGAATTTTGCGAACCCACTTTTTTAGCTTCAACTAAAATTAACTTCGGAAAGCAAACTACAGACAAAACGTTATTTGATGCCGCTTCTACCTACCTAACTTACCAAAGCTTAAAAGAAGTTAACCGACCAGAAAGTGACGAAAGTTGGGAGTTTTTTGATGGATCGAAACAAATTGCATGGAAAACAGGTACTAGTTTTGGTTTTCGAGATGCTTGGGCTATTGGCTCTACAAAAGATTACGTTGTAGGCGTTTGGGTTGGTAATGCCGATGGCGAAGGCCGCCCTGGTTTGGTTGGTGTGCAAGCAGCTGCACCAATAATGTTTGATGTTTTTGAAAGCTTACCTAACAGCGATTGGTTTCCAAAACCTTTTGATGAAATGAAAAAAGTAGCAATCTGTAAACAAAGTGGGCACCGTGCATCGCAATATTGTGATACTGCGGAAGAGAAATACATTCAGTTAGCAGGTTTAAAAACCAAACCTTGTCCATATCATGTTTTAATTCATTTAAATAAAGATGAAACTTATCAGGTAAATTCCTCGTGCGAAGACATTGGTAATATTACTCATAAATCTTGGTTTGTTTTACCTCCATTAATGAACTATTACTACAAAACTAAAAACCCGTTTTACAAACCATTACCTAAATTTAAGCCTGATTGTTTTAGCGAAAATGCCGTTTCTATAGAGTTTATTTACCCTAAAGAAAATAATACTATTTTTCTACC
The window above is part of the Algibacter sp. L3A6 genome. Proteins encoded here:
- a CDS encoding UDP-2,3-diacylglucosamine diphosphatase, with the protein product MQIPKGKKIYFASDNHLGAPTKEASYPREKRFVAWLDEIKHDAAVIFLMGDLFDFWFEYKTVVPKGFTRTLGKLAEISDSGIPIHYFVGNHDLWMDGYFQEELNIPVYHKPKEFVFNNKTFFIGHGDGLGPYDKGYKRMKKVFTNPVFKWLFRWLHPDIGVGIAQYLSVKNKLISGDDDATFLGEENEWLVQYAKRKLEDKHRDYFIFGHRHLPMNIDLGNNSSYLNIGDWIQYFTYGVFDGEQLELKTYELNTDK
- a CDS encoding T9SS type B sorting domain-containing protein; its protein translation is MGFCSGNSGDPIFTETFGVGTANASLPAGTTSYTFASGQPNDGSYTLSSSTNWFGWHNISDHTPGDTNGRNLVINADFTSGEFYRTAISGLCENTTYEFSSWMINLLPANHSCGAGIPINVKFEIWDSTDTQLLASGDTGDIFGTSSPDWRQYALVFQSKPGQTAVILKMLNNGVGGCGNDLAIDDIVFKTCGDTVIIEDALNETHVAVCENNTPFSTELKVTPDFSIFSSHFYQWQESSDGTTWVDIVGENTDNYTTPSLFNTTFYRVKVAEDAVNLANDSCNSTSDVFEVQIIPQPNAPTSNGDVMICENDTTPLSVTVPSGVIVNWYSAATGGTLLQADSRAFNATTSGTYYAEAETEIGNCTSNTRTAVQITFSEIPDYEEETLMFCETETIDLYAHTNISTATFLWNTGATSEFITVNQSGIYTVDITNETCTVTKTITLSRIDLPRIESVESVGKSIVITTENTGDFLYSINGNIFQLNPIFTNVEGGSYTIYVKHQNCDTLVSIDFIHFFIPKFFTPNGDGVNDNFDLKGIEFYQTSQVSIFDRYGKLLKFSKNAAFSWDGLFAGKLLETDDYWYVVEINAQQFRGHFTLKR
- a CDS encoding antibiotic biosynthesis monooxygenase family protein; its protein translation is MNHLPYYSVIFTSTLNEDTAGYNAMAEKMEALAKEQDGFLGIESARNQIGITVSYWKSLEAIKNWKAQTDHLEAQQKGKTNWYSWYNVKICKVEREYSFR
- the pbpC gene encoding penicillin-binding protein 1C: MLNYIKQHKVKSAIVALILVAYYFCLPNPLFKDPTATVITSSNNQLLGAQIAKDGQWRFPHNDSIPNKFKTCIVQFEDEYFYKHPGFNPISIFKALKENLKSGGIKRGGSTITQQVIRLARKGKSRTYFEKIIEIILATRLELSKSKNTILTHYASNAPFGGNVVGLDAASWRYFNRNANNLSWAESATLAVLPNAPSLIYPGKNQERLLKKRNRLLKKLLENSKIDTLTYELSVAEGLPQKPYPLPQTAPHLLQKVAQRQSGARVQTTIDIKLQNRINYIVKNHYNKLSQNEIYNAAVLVLDVKTRQVLAYIGNTPTDRAHQKDVDIIDKPRSTGSILKPFLYAAMLDSGDLLPNTLVADVPTQYGSYNPENYNKTYDGAVPASRALSRSLNVPAVRMLQDFGLDRFYQYLKFLKLKDLKYDANHYGLSLILGGAESNLWDLCKSYAALSSTLNHFSENSSTYFSNEFCEPTFLASTKINFGKQTTDKTLFDAASTYLTYQSLKEVNRPESDESWEFFDGSKQIAWKTGTSFGFRDAWAIGSTKDYVVGVWVGNADGEGRPGLVGVQAAAPIMFDVFESLPNSDWFPKPFDEMKKVAICKQSGHRASQYCDTAEEKYIQLAGLKTKPCPYHVLIHLNKDETYQVNSSCEDIGNITHKSWFVLPPLMNYYYKTKNPFYKPLPKFKPDCFSENAVSIEFIYPKENNTIFLPKDFDGKTNELILKIAHSRPELNIHWSIDERFIGTTKDIHEMAIIPEIGTHIITVVDAYGNELKRSITVGL